One Candidatus Nitronauta litoralis genomic window, ACCGCTCCTTGGAAAAGGGGCGGTTTTTTTTGGGCTTTTTTGACCGGTTTCACTTGCTCCCAGTGTTCTTGCAAGAAAATATCCACTTTTCCATTGACTTATAGCGAATTGAACGATATTTTCGGTCCAATTTACTTGCGAAGAAACCATCTTGTAACTGTTCCTTTTTATGTTTGAGCAGTTTTAAGGTGGGGGCCGTGGACAAGGTGTTCGTCTGAATACTTTTCTAGAGTAAATAAAACAGAAGGTTATGTGATATACACCCCCTAAGGAGACGAACCAGCTTAATGCTTTGATCCCCGGCCCGGACAAACCCACCCAAGCCACCATGAAAACCAATAATAGTTTCCGACAGGGCATGGGGTTTGCCGCCCGACTCGGGATAGAGTTTACGGTAGCGACCGGGGTTGGAACATTGATGGGGTACTTTCTGGATGATTGGTTAGAGAGCAGTCCCTGGTTTTTAGCTCTCGGAGTGATTTTTGGTGGGGCAGCCGGTTGTTTGAATGTTTACCGGGCGGCCAAAGAG contains:
- a CDS encoding AtpZ/AtpI family protein; its protein translation is MKTNNSFRQGMGFAARLGIEFTVATGVGTLMGYFLDDWLESSPWFLALGVIFGGAAGCLNVYRAAKELTPPEEENDSDKPESKEKSDDLKF